In a genomic window of Rhinopithecus roxellana isolate Shanxi Qingling chromosome 2, ASM756505v1, whole genome shotgun sequence:
- the PF4 gene encoding platelet factor 4 isoform X2 — protein MSSAARFCASRPVLLFLGLLLLPVVVAFARAEAEEDGDLQCLCVKTTSQVRPRHITSLEVIKAGPHCPTAQLIATLKNGRKICLDLQAPLYKKIVKKLLES, from the exons ATGAGCTCCGCAGCCCGGTTCTGCGCCTCACGCCCCGTGCTGCTGTTTCTGGGGTTGCTGCTCCTGCCAGTTGTGGTCGCCTTCGCCAGAG CTGAAGCTGAAGAAGATGGGGACCTGCAGTGCCTGTGTGTGAAGACCACCTCCCAGGTCCGTCCCAGGCACATCACCAGCCTGGAGGTGATCAAGGCCGGACCCCACTGCCCCACTGCCCAACTGAT AGCCACGCTGAAGAATGGGAGGAAAATTTGTTTGGACCTGCAAGCCCCGCTGTACAAGAAAATAGTTAAGAAACTTTTGGAGAGTTAG
- the PF4 gene encoding platelet factor 4 isoform X1, which produces MIAATLNRAPADCLGTVPGAAPAPRTWSAQLLSEGAEAEEDGDLQCLCVKTTSQVRPRHITSLEVIKAGPHCPTAQLIATLKNGRKICLDLQAPLYKKIVKKLLES; this is translated from the exons ATGATCGCAGCTACACTTAACCGAGCGCCTGCTGACTGTCTGGGCACAGTGCCAGGCGCTGCACCTGCACCTCGCACCTGGTCAGCACAACTTCTGTCTGAGGGAG CTGAAGCTGAAGAAGATGGGGACCTGCAGTGCCTGTGTGTGAAGACCACCTCCCAGGTCCGTCCCAGGCACATCACCAGCCTGGAGGTGATCAAGGCCGGACCCCACTGCCCCACTGCCCAACTGAT AGCCACGCTGAAGAATGGGAGGAAAATTTGTTTGGACCTGCAAGCCCCGCTGTACAAGAAAATAGTTAAGAAACTTTTGGAGAGTTAG